The following are encoded together in the Pleurocapsa sp. FMAR1 genome:
- a CDS encoding potassium channel family protein: MKSLNFLANSNTKNRQFAVIGLGRFGRAVCASLHKMGYEVLGTDIDERLVNQALTQRIASHAIQLDSTEPESLKEAGIFEMDTVIVAIGNYLQESIITTLNVKEAGVEQVVSKASSEIHGKVLRRVGADRVVFPEYEAGCALASNLTQPAFLDRFELDIENSIVEVLVPREFHNQTLSQLDLRKRFGLNVLAIGNGEKFITNPNPSQVLKEGLVMVVIGSNKNLQRLPL; this comes from the coding sequence TTGAAATCTCTCAATTTTTTAGCTAACTCCAATACTAAAAATCGGCAGTTTGCTGTAATTGGTCTAGGACGTTTCGGTAGAGCAGTCTGTGCTTCTCTACACAAAATGGGATATGAAGTTTTGGGAACAGATATTGACGAGAGACTAGTTAATCAAGCTTTAACTCAAAGAATTGCCTCCCATGCTATTCAATTAGATTCTACCGAGCCTGAATCTCTAAAAGAGGCTGGTATTTTTGAAATGGATACGGTAATTGTGGCTATTGGCAATTATCTTCAGGAAAGCATTATAACCACTCTCAATGTTAAAGAAGCTGGAGTTGAGCAAGTAGTCTCTAAAGCCTCCTCAGAAATTCATGGTAAAGTTCTGCGACGAGTAGGGGCAGATCGAGTTGTCTTTCCTGAATACGAAGCAGGTTGCGCCTTAGCTAGTAACCTGACTCAACCTGCTTTTCTAGACCGTTTTGAACTGGACATAGAAAATAGCATTGTAGAAGTGCTAGTGCCAAGAGAGTTTCACAATCAAACTTTATCTCAGCTAGATTTGCGCAAACGTTTTGGTTTAAATGTATTGGCAATCGGCAATGGAGAAAAGTTTATAACCAATCCTAATCCTTCACAAGTGTTAAAAGAAGGATTAGTAATGGTTGTTATTGGCAGTAACAAAAATCTTCAGCGTTTGCCGCTTTAA
- a CDS encoding Spy/CpxP family protein refolding chaperone, producing MNQKTFSAITAALLILPLGTYAATLNQDNNAQESMTTMGKIAQNHDQRGKRGDRGERMNKLLEQLDLSTEQKQRIEAIQNQSKTDKEALREQMQSQRQSMRSLLASDASTEQLRQQHQKTEKLHQQADNNRFETMLRTREILTSEQRAKMATLMEQHKGKRSAR from the coding sequence ATGAACCAGAAAACTTTTTCCGCAATAACAGCAGCTTTATTAATTTTACCTCTGGGTACTTATGCAGCGACTTTAAACCAAGACAATAACGCTCAAGAATCAATGACAACTATGGGAAAAATAGCACAAAATCACGACCAACGAGGAAAAAGAGGCGATCGCGGTGAAAGAATGAACAAACTGCTCGAACAGCTAGATCTCAGTACAGAACAAAAGCAAAGAATCGAAGCAATACAAAACCAGTCTAAAACTGACAAAGAGGCTTTGCGGGAGCAAATGCAGTCACAACGCCAATCCATGCGATCGCTATTAGCCAGTGATGCTAGTACCGAACAATTACGACAACAACACCAAAAAACTGAAAAACTCCATCAGCAAGCAGATAATAATCGCTTTGAGACTATGCTGCGGACAAGGGAAATATTAACCAGCGAACAAAGAGCAAAAATGGCTACATTGATGGAACAACATAAAGGCAAAAGATCTGCTCGCTAA
- a CDS encoding BaiN/RdsA family NAD(P)/FAD-dependent oxidoreductase, which yields MKVIVIGGGAAGFFGAIACAEANPQLKVTLLEAGQKPLAKVRISGGGRCNVTHNCFDPVRLVEHYPRGGKALRGAFTRFQPKDTVQWYESRGVKLKTEADGRMFPVTDDSQTIINCLMQAADKANVKLLTGTGVKTVKQFHDEENKSYFQVELKNGKELKCDRLLIATGSNPLGYRWAKNLGHKIESAVPSLFTLNVRDPRLQGLAGVSVSNAQVKLGTGKHKIEQAGALLITHWGVSGPAILKLSAWSARFLYDLKYDSGLQINWLPEYNQETLKQKLITVKETNPKKKIVNYCPVELPKRLWQSFVSYIEIKPDKIWSEISKKELNKLVLEIVQGQYEVKGKGVFKEEFVTCGGVSLKEVNFKTMESKKCPGLYFAGEVLDIDGVTGGFNFQSAWTTSWLAGQAIATI from the coding sequence TTGAAGGTAATAGTTATTGGTGGTGGTGCAGCAGGTTTTTTTGGTGCGATCGCCTGTGCTGAAGCCAATCCCCAACTTAAAGTAACTTTATTAGAAGCTGGACAAAAGCCTTTAGCTAAAGTTCGCATATCTGGTGGTGGCAGATGTAATGTAACTCATAACTGTTTCGATCCTGTTCGTTTGGTTGAGCATTATCCTAGAGGCGGAAAAGCTTTACGGGGTGCATTTACCCGTTTTCAACCCAAAGATACGGTGCAGTGGTATGAGTCACGCGGGGTAAAGTTAAAAACCGAAGCCGACGGCAGAATGTTTCCTGTTACTGATGATTCACAAACAATTATTAATTGCCTGATGCAAGCAGCAGATAAGGCAAATGTGAAGTTGTTAACTGGAACTGGGGTAAAGACAGTTAAGCAGTTTCATGACGAAGAAAACAAAAGTTATTTTCAGGTTGAATTAAAAAACGGCAAAGAATTAAAATGCGATCGCCTGCTAATCGCTACAGGTAGTAATCCTTTAGGATATCGTTGGGCAAAAAACTTAGGACACAAAATTGAGTCGGCAGTCCCATCATTATTTACCTTGAATGTTAGAGATCCTCGTTTGCAAGGTCTAGCGGGAGTCAGCGTTAGCAATGCTCAAGTTAAGCTGGGTACAGGCAAGCATAAAATAGAACAAGCAGGGGCGTTATTGATTACCCATTGGGGCGTAAGTGGCCCTGCTATCCTCAAATTATCCGCTTGGAGTGCCAGATTTTTATACGATCTTAAATATGATTCTGGCTTACAAATTAATTGGCTGCCTGAATATAACCAAGAAACTTTAAAGCAGAAGTTAATCACAGTAAAAGAAACTAATCCTAAGAAAAAAATAGTTAATTACTGTCCTGTAGAATTGCCCAAACGCCTTTGGCAAAGCTTTGTTAGCTATATAGAAATTAAACCCGACAAAATTTGGTCAGAGATTAGTAAAAAAGAATTAAATAAACTAGTGTTGGAGATAGTGCAAGGACAGTATGAGGTTAAGGGTAAAGGAGTATTCAAAGAAGAATTTGTTACCTGTGGTGGAGTAAGTCTTAAAGAAGTAAATTTTAAGACTATGGAAAGCAAAAAATGTCCTGGGCTATATTTTGCAGGAGAAGTATTAGATATTGATGGCGTGACAGGAGGGTTTAATTTTCAAAGTGCCTGGACGACTTCTTGGTTAGCAGGTCAAGCGATCGCAACTATTTAA
- a CDS encoding YHYH protein: MNRSFRKYLWLAIALMLTILAVILPTYLVSSLSIPSTLAGVQAAKWGNNVTISYIDKSFRFVSNGIPNHKREAEYIVPNAGMILPDPSTAQVVSDPTIAQNYDFTIPLQPVKSDKPTRTNLGAIGVMISGAAMFNPYEGDNQTVALRDNFTMKSANGQDVAFLDSCNGHPTPMGDYHYHGLPKCITRTVDAEGEASHIIGVAFDGFPIYGDRALDGSKITVDQLDACNGITSATPEFPQGIYHYVLPDIKDVNSSIGCFTGKVSIEMSDFIKQHRMPPRRDLKRSSSDTHPTTP; this comes from the coding sequence ATGAATCGCTCTTTTCGCAAATATCTCTGGCTGGCGATCGCCTTAATGCTGACTATTTTAGCGGTCATATTGCCTACCTATTTAGTTTCATCATTGTCAATACCTTCTACGCTTGCTGGTGTCCAGGCTGCAAAGTGGGGCAATAATGTCACCATAAGTTACATAGATAAGTCTTTTAGGTTTGTCTCGAATGGTATTCCTAACCATAAGCGCGAAGCAGAATATATCGTGCCTAATGCTGGCATGATACTTCCCGATCCGAGTACCGCTCAAGTGGTTTCCGATCCGACGATTGCCCAGAATTATGATTTCACTATTCCACTGCAACCTGTGAAGAGTGATAAGCCCACCCGCACTAATTTGGGAGCGATTGGAGTGATGATCTCTGGTGCGGCGATGTTCAATCCATATGAAGGCGATAACCAGACTGTTGCCCTACGCGACAACTTTACGATGAAGTCTGCCAATGGTCAGGATGTAGCTTTCCTCGATAGTTGTAATGGTCATCCCACGCCGATGGGAGACTATCATTACCACGGTTTGCCCAAATGTATTACTCGTACAGTGGATGCAGAGGGGGAGGCTTCACATATTATTGGTGTGGCATTTGATGGCTTCCCTATTTATGGCGATCGCGCCTTAGACGGCAGCAAGATTACAGTAGATCAGCTTGATGCCTGTAACGGCATAACTAGCGCAACCCCTGAATTTCCGCAGGGCATTTATCACTACGTGTTACCAGATATCAAGGATGTCAATTCATCGATTGGCTGCTTTACGGGAAAAGTGAGTATAGAGATGTCTGATTTTATTAAGCAGCATCGAATGCCACCAAGGCGCGATCTAAAGAGGTCATCCTCCGACACTCACCCCACCACCCCATGA
- a CDS encoding TrkH family potassium uptake protein: protein MTIARTICLGFLALIAIGTLLLMMPFATVTGTWNSFIVALFTSTSAVCVTGLAVVDTGTYFSFWGQLTILLLAQVGGLGYMTMTTFLLLLLGRKFDLRQKFAIQESFDRPFLQGSSSNLMRSIIATTMICEISGIFLLLLVFVPEHGWSKGLWYSIFHSISAWNNAGFSLFSDSLVGYHSSGAVNLIIPGLIIFGGIGYQVIIEMYLWLTNKIKNKQERFCFSLNFKVVVGTTILLLILGTIAFLLTELNNPEILAPFSFKDKLLAAWFQSVTTRTAGFNSIDVGSMTTAGLFITMGFMFIGASPSGTGGGIKTTTFRILYNATKSVLRGKDEVVLYQREVPSTLILKAVAVVFGTATSIILMTISISSFDPELDFLRILFEVISAFATVGLSTGITSSVSVASKIILVLSMYIGRVSILILIAAIIGDPSPSSLNYPEENLLVG, encoded by the coding sequence ATGACTATTGCTCGTACAATTTGTCTAGGGTTTCTTGCTCTAATTGCGATTGGAACTCTTCTGTTGATGATGCCCTTCGCTACCGTTACGGGAACTTGGAACAGTTTTATTGTGGCTTTATTTACTTCTACTTCTGCCGTTTGTGTTACAGGCTTGGCGGTGGTAGATACAGGCACTTATTTTTCCTTTTGGGGACAGTTAACAATTCTATTGTTAGCTCAAGTTGGTGGTTTGGGCTATATGACCATGACTACTTTTTTACTGCTGCTTTTAGGCAGAAAGTTTGACCTAAGACAAAAATTTGCTATCCAAGAATCTTTTGATCGTCCTTTTTTGCAGGGTAGTAGCAGTAATTTAATGCGCTCAATTATTGCTACTACTATGATTTGTGAAATTAGCGGCATATTTTTATTACTGCTAGTTTTTGTTCCTGAACACGGTTGGTCAAAAGGTTTATGGTATTCTATTTTTCATAGTATCAGTGCCTGGAATAACGCAGGTTTTAGTCTTTTCTCTGATAGCTTGGTTGGCTATCATTCCTCTGGGGCAGTTAATTTAATTATTCCTGGTTTGATTATTTTTGGTGGCATTGGCTATCAGGTAATTATTGAAATGTATCTTTGGTTAACCAATAAAATTAAAAACAAGCAAGAAAGATTTTGCTTTTCCCTCAACTTTAAAGTTGTAGTCGGCACGACTATTTTGTTGTTAATATTAGGTACGATCGCTTTTTTATTGACCGAGTTAAACAACCCAGAAATCTTAGCACCTTTTAGCTTCAAAGATAAGCTTTTGGCTGCTTGGTTTCAGTCGGTGACTACTAGAACAGCAGGCTTTAATAGTATTGATGTAGGCAGTATGACCACGGCGGGTTTATTTATTACCATGGGCTTTATGTTCATTGGTGCTAGCCCTAGTGGTACAGGAGGAGGCATCAAAACCACAACCTTTAGAATTTTATACAACGCCACCAAATCAGTCTTACGAGGAAAAGATGAAGTGGTTCTCTATCAAAGGGAAGTTCCCAGTACTCTTATTTTAAAGGCAGTTGCAGTAGTATTCGGTACCGCAACGTCAATTATTCTAATGACCATCTCAATTTCTTCTTTTGATCCTGAATTGGATTTTCTACGTATTTTATTTGAGGTTATTTCTGCTTTTGCAACAGTTGGTTTATCTACAGGTATTACATCTAGTGTTTCAGTTGCTTCCAAAATAATTTTAGTATTATCTATGTATATTGGCAGAGTCAGTATTTTAATTTTAATAGCGGCAATTATTGGCGACCCTAGCCCCAGCAGTCTTAACTATCCAGAGGAAAATTTGCTGGTCGGTTAA
- a CDS encoding sensor histidine kinase → MANFKHKHPFRLLLYLEWILLGIALITSFSGLISHPHPRHLSGLQPTWFSFLGIFCIAILGLMGWKLPRNSQLLKQVHIMCGFVLCWLITLLAISGERILPVLLLIVAIRACLLFSWSGRVCVAIFAYISFLTVQIMSLMRISLWGMSLGRPLPPILRRLPPDELRRVMFGLVFNSALLFAFVLAFVLLLVGALLAEYESRAKLVQANRRLREYALQIENQATLQERNRIAREIHDSVGHYLTAQSIQLENTAVFLTQDPLKAASHLAKARQLGKDALANIRASIATLRNDPIKERSLLTTIEKLILEFQSNTNIAIASEIDLISTLPTEVNTALYRIVQEALTNISKHSQATKVHLSLKETAEKILLSIQDNGCGFNPSDNTTGFGLQGMKERTAALPGKIAIISKYGQGCLIDVEIPLSKLNY, encoded by the coding sequence ATGGCTAACTTCAAACATAAACACCCTTTTCGATTACTGCTCTATCTAGAATGGATCTTGTTGGGAATTGCCTTAATAACTTCATTTAGTGGATTAATTTCTCATCCTCATCCTCGGCATCTTTCGGGACTTCAGCCAACTTGGTTTAGTTTTTTGGGAATTTTCTGTATCGCCATTTTGGGCTTAATGGGTTGGAAATTGCCACGCAACTCTCAACTATTAAAACAAGTTCATATTATGTGTGGGTTTGTTCTCTGTTGGTTAATAACTTTGTTGGCAATCAGCGGAGAGAGAATTTTACCAGTTTTACTTTTAATAGTGGCAATTCGCGCCTGTTTATTATTTTCTTGGAGTGGCAGAGTTTGTGTTGCGATCTTTGCTTATATTTCGTTTTTAACCGTACAAATAATGTCTTTGATGAGAATTAGTCTGTGGGGCATGAGTTTGGGTAGACCATTACCTCCTATTCTCAGACGTTTACCACCAGATGAATTACGGCGAGTAATGTTTGGCTTGGTTTTTAATTCGGCATTGTTATTCGCTTTTGTCTTAGCATTTGTACTTTTATTAGTTGGTGCGCTATTGGCAGAGTATGAGAGTAGAGCTAAGTTAGTTCAAGCCAACCGTCGTTTAAGAGAATATGCGCTACAAATCGAAAATCAGGCAACCTTACAAGAAAGAAATCGCATTGCCAGAGAAATCCACGATTCAGTTGGTCATTATTTAACCGCTCAAAGTATTCAGTTGGAAAATACAGCGGTGTTTTTAACTCAAGATCCGCTCAAAGCCGCTAGTCATTTGGCAAAAGCCAGACAGTTAGGCAAAGATGCTTTGGCTAATATTCGTGCTTCTATAGCGACTTTAAGAAATGACCCAATCAAAGAGCGATCGCTCTTGACAACCATAGAAAAATTAATCCTAGAGTTTCAGTCTAATACCAATATCGCGATCGCTTCAGAAATTGATTTGATTTCTACATTACCCACTGAGGTTAATACCGCCTTGTACCGTATTGTTCAAGAAGCACTAACTAACATTAGCAAACATAGTCAAGCAACCAAAGTACACTTATCCTTAAAAGAAACGGCTGAGAAGATTTTGCTCTCCATACAAGATAATGGCTGTGGCTTTAATCCAAGCGATAATACTACTGGCTTTGGTTTACAAGGAATGAAAGAGCGTACCGCAGCGTTACCAGGAAAAATTGCGATTATAAGTAAATACGGTCAAGGATGTCTAATCGATGTGGAAATTCCCTTGTCTAAGCTTAATTATTAA
- a CDS encoding glycosyltransferase family 2 protein translates to MEFAKAEPTVGVIIPAYNCDRYIAQAIESVLQQEGCTYEIIVIDDGSTDSTEQVLKPYRDRLRYVKQKNQGVAAARNHGIAIAQANLIAFLDADDYFLPGKLASQAEILIKRPDLGIVHSGWQRVDIEGNKLLDVCPWKQIPELDLESWLRWKPVLPSAMMFRREWLQYVGGFDPRFPPAEDTNLVLKLALKGCKTAWLRQITVCYRQHGESAMHKGLPQARSLMAVTNDFFSQPNLPPEVKLMEQSVRYGTLVWIAWYLHYTGHPLETTQYLQQAWSYRSNSGIETIVTWIESFAEFSRNWGVQFNVSSLTSSREWQELVQWIIQTTSKIGSQTS, encoded by the coding sequence ATGGAATTTGCTAAAGCAGAACCAACCGTCGGCGTAATTATTCCTGCCTATAATTGCGATCGCTATATTGCTCAAGCTATTGAAAGCGTTCTCCAACAAGAAGGCTGTACTTATGAAATAATCGTCATTGATGATGGCTCAACTGATTCGACTGAGCAGGTATTAAAGCCATACCGCGATCGCCTTCGCTATGTAAAGCAGAAAAATCAAGGTGTAGCAGCAGCCCGCAATCATGGTATTGCGATCGCTCAAGCCAATCTGATCGCCTTTCTAGATGCAGATGATTATTTTTTACCAGGAAAATTAGCATCTCAGGCAGAAATTTTAATCAAGCGTCCTGACCTAGGTATTGTCCATAGTGGCTGGCAAAGGGTAGACATAGAAGGCAACAAGCTATTAGATGTATGTCCTTGGAAGCAAATTCCTGAATTAGATTTAGAGAGTTGGCTACGTTGGAAACCAGTGCTACCGAGCGCGATGATGTTTCGTCGAGAATGGCTTCAATATGTTGGTGGTTTTGATCCTCGCTTTCCACCCGCAGAAGATACCAATTTAGTCCTTAAACTGGCTTTAAAAGGCTGTAAAACTGCATGGTTACGACAAATAACCGTGTGTTATCGTCAGCACGGAGAAAGTGCTATGCATAAAGGCTTGCCCCAAGCTCGCTCTTTAATGGCAGTTACCAACGATTTTTTTTCTCAACCAAATCTACCTCCAGAAGTTAAGCTAATGGAGCAGTCGGTTCGCTATGGTACATTGGTTTGGATTGCTTGGTATCTCCACTACACGGGACATCCACTAGAAACAACTCAATATCTTCAACAGGCTTGGTCATATCGCTCTAATTCAGGTATAGAAACTATAGTCACCTGGATTGAAAGCTTTGCCGAATTTTCTCGCAATTGGGGAGTGCAATTTAATGTCAGCAGCCTAACTAGTTCGAGAGAATGGCAGGAGCTAGTTCAATGGATCATTCAGACAACGAGTAAAATTGGATCACAAACATCTTAA
- a CDS encoding response regulator transcription factor has translation MIRVLLVDDQSIVREGLSSLLQTHPDLEVVGEAENGQIAIERSLSLQPDVVLMDIRMPIMDGVAAIRILQEQAPEIKILVLTTFDDDEYVTQAIAYGAQGYLLKDTPSAELAQAIRLLNKGYSQMGPGLLAKAMNNSSIQQKPDAIANIPAEFALLTTREKEVLQLIATGHSNKEIAVKLYITERTVKNHVNSILRSLDLRDRTQAAIFANSFRP, from the coding sequence ATGATTCGCGTGTTGTTGGTAGACGATCAAAGTATTGTGCGTGAAGGGTTATCCAGCCTTTTGCAGACTCATCCTGATTTGGAAGTTGTCGGTGAAGCAGAAAATGGTCAAATAGCAATAGAGCGATCGCTTTCTCTTCAACCTGATGTAGTATTAATGGATATCCGAATGCCAATTATGGACGGAGTAGCAGCAATTCGTATTCTTCAAGAACAAGCACCAGAAATTAAGATTTTAGTCTTAACTACTTTTGATGACGATGAATATGTTACTCAAGCAATAGCCTATGGCGCGCAAGGCTATTTACTCAAGGATACTCCTTCAGCAGAATTAGCTCAGGCAATTCGTTTGCTCAATAAAGGCTATAGTCAAATGGGACCAGGGTTGTTGGCTAAAGCAATGAATAACTCTTCTATTCAACAAAAACCTGATGCTATTGCCAATATCCCCGCAGAATTTGCCCTCTTAACCACCAGAGAAAAAGAAGTACTGCAACTAATTGCTACAGGACATAGTAACAAAGAAATTGCGGTTAAATTGTACATTACAGAGCGTACTGTAAAAAACCATGTTAATAGTATTTTACGCTCTTTAGATTTACGCGATCGCACTCAGGCTGCTATCTTTGCCAATAGTTTTCGACCCTAA
- a CDS encoding ABC transporter permease: MQRYFKILRLFWSTAIATELEYRLNFLIATITSIANLVGSLFGLFLFYRTGYTFEGWSWSEATIVLGLFTLLQGFSATFLVPNLNSIVKQVEQGTLDFVLLKPISSQFWLSTKTISPWGLPDLFFGTILIVYAGNKLGLTWHDYLASLIPLSFGIVILYSLWFILGATSIWFVKVYNVTEVLRGLLEAGRYPIVAYPAVYRFFFTFVVPVAFLTTIPAQTMLNRSEIIWTFGAVILALILFSFSIFFWRFALRFYTSASS; the protein is encoded by the coding sequence ATGCAGCGTTATTTTAAAATTCTACGCTTGTTTTGGAGTACGGCGATCGCCACAGAGCTAGAATATCGCCTTAATTTCCTTATTGCCACTATAACCAGCATTGCCAATTTAGTTGGCAGTTTATTTGGACTATTCTTGTTTTATCGTACTGGCTATACTTTTGAAGGCTGGAGTTGGTCAGAAGCGACTATTGTTTTGGGTCTGTTTACTCTCTTGCAAGGATTTTCTGCTACTTTTTTAGTGCCAAATCTCAATAGCATTGTCAAACAAGTCGAACAAGGAACATTAGATTTTGTCTTGCTCAAGCCCATTAGCAGTCAATTTTGGCTATCTACCAAAACTATCTCTCCTTGGGGTTTACCCGATCTGTTTTTTGGCACAATTTTAATTGTCTATGCAGGGAACAAACTAGGCTTGACTTGGCATGACTACTTGGCTAGTTTGATTCCTCTTAGCTTTGGCATTGTCATTCTCTATAGCCTGTGGTTTATTTTGGGTGCAACCAGCATTTGGTTTGTCAAAGTCTATAACGTCACAGAAGTTTTGCGAGGATTACTAGAAGCGGGACGCTATCCGATAGTAGCTTATCCTGCCGTTTATCGCTTCTTTTTTACTTTTGTAGTTCCTGTAGCATTTTTAACTACTATTCCTGCTCAAACAATGTTAAATCGGAGTGAAATAATCTGGACTTTTGGCGCAGTTATTTTGGCTCTTATCTTGTTTAGTTTCTCAATCTTTTTTTGGCGGTTTGCCCTCCGTTTTTATACCAGTGCCTCAAGTTAG
- a CDS encoding peptide ABC transporter substrate-binding protein encodes MAVTACGNRPNSSSTQQSSTLKLLYWQAPTILNPHLSTGFKDAEASRITLEPLASFDNKGNLIPFLAAEIPSTENGGVAADGKSVTWKLKQNVKWSDGQPFTAQDVVFTYQFLSNPKVGAVTSGTYDVVKSVEAVDDYTVKVNFKQVNPAWSLAFVGGEGMILPKHIYQAYNGANAREAPANLKPVGTGAYRVVDFRPGDMVIYEPNPEFRQVDRLGFKKIELKGGGDATSAARAVLQTGDADFAYNLQVEAPILKELEAAGQGAVVSNYGALMERIIINHSDPNKVAPSGERSSIKFPHPFLSDRKVRQALNLAIDRDIIAEQLYGVTGKATPNFLVAPPEYVSANTSYEYNPEKAKKLLDQAGWKDTNGNGIRDKNGAEMQMVFQTSVNPLRQKTQTVVKQGLQSIGVGVELKSIDPGVYFSSDPSNNDTVEHFYADLQMFTTGNTSPDPGAYMNFMTCKQIPQKANNWSGDNNSRYCNPEYDQLWQEASQELDPQKRTQLFIAMNDLLIKDAAVIPLVHRADVAAFSNSLTGYHLTAWDMRTWDIMNWKRQEQ; translated from the coding sequence ATTGCTGTTACTGCCTGTGGCAATCGCCCCAATTCATCTAGCACTCAGCAAAGCAGCACCCTCAAATTACTTTACTGGCAAGCGCCCACTATTCTCAATCCCCATCTCTCCACAGGGTTTAAAGACGCAGAAGCTAGTCGTATTACCCTTGAGCCTCTAGCCAGTTTTGATAATAAGGGCAACTTAATTCCTTTTTTAGCTGCTGAGATACCTAGTACTGAGAATGGTGGAGTGGCTGCTGATGGCAAGTCTGTTACCTGGAAACTTAAACAAAATGTCAAATGGTCTGATGGTCAACCTTTTACCGCTCAGGATGTAGTTTTTACCTATCAATTTCTTAGTAACCCCAAGGTGGGGGCAGTCACTTCTGGTACTTATGATGTGGTAAAAAGCGTTGAAGCAGTTGACGACTATACGGTTAAAGTAAACTTCAAGCAAGTGAATCCCGCTTGGTCACTAGCTTTTGTTGGTGGAGAAGGAATGATCTTACCTAAACATATTTATCAAGCTTACAATGGTGCAAACGCTAGGGAAGCACCAGCCAATCTTAAGCCTGTTGGGACAGGTGCTTATCGCGTTGTAGACTTTAGACCAGGGGATATGGTGATTTATGAACCTAATCCTGAATTTCGACAGGTAGATCGGCTAGGCTTCAAGAAAATTGAGCTTAAAGGTGGTGGTGATGCCACATCCGCAGCTAGGGCTGTACTGCAAACAGGTGATGCAGATTTTGCCTATAATCTCCAGGTTGAAGCCCCCATACTAAAAGAACTTGAAGCAGCAGGACAAGGGGCAGTAGTCTCCAACTATGGCGCGCTGATGGAACGAATTATTATTAACCACAGCGATCCTAATAAAGTAGCCCCATCGGGAGAACGTTCAAGCATCAAGTTTCCCCATCCTTTTTTAAGCGATCGCAAAGTCCGTCAAGCTTTAAACTTAGCAATAGACAGGGATATTATTGCCGAACAGCTATATGGCGTTACGGGTAAAGCCACTCCTAACTTTTTAGTCGCCCCACCAGAATATGTTTCAGCCAATACCAGCTATGAATATAATCCAGAAAAAGCGAAAAAACTATTAGACCAAGCAGGCTGGAAAGACACCAACGGTAACGGCATCCGCGATAAAAATGGTGCTGAGATGCAGATGGTGTTCCAAACTTCCGTCAATCCTCTACGGCAAAAAACACAAACGGTAGTCAAGCAAGGTTTACAGTCTATCGGCGTAGGAGTCGAACTAAAAAGCATTGACCCTGGCGTTTATTTTTCCAGCGATCCTAGTAATAACGACACGGTAGAACATTTTTATGCTGATTTACAGATGTTTACTACGGGCAATACCAGTCCCGATCCTGGTGCCTATATGAATTTTATGACCTGTAAACAAATTCCTCAAAAAGCTAACAATTGGTCAGGAGACAACAATTCTCGCTACTGTAATCCTGAATACGATCAACTGTGGCAAGAAGCCAGTCAGGAGTTAGATCCTCAAAAGCGTACTCAATTATTTATTGCCATGAATGATCTGTTGATTAAAGATGCAGCAGTTATTCCCTTAGTTCATCGGGCTGATGTTGCTGCCTTTAGTAATAGTCTGACTGGCTATCATTTGACTGCCTGGGATATGCGAACTTGGGACATTATGAACTGGAAACGTCAAGAACAGTAA